GATCATCTATAACAACCGTGCAAAAATTCAAAAGGAAAATTCCAAATGATACCATCATTACCTAAAAAGAAACTTGTAACACTATCCTCGATTTCATTCGGAGTTATATTTCTGTGCTATATATTCTACCAACAGATACATAGTGCGGAAGAATTCCGAAAAGAAGCCTTAGAAGCGTCCATTCCGAACGTTTCCGTAGTAAGTCCTACGCCTCCCAACCCTTTGGAGACGATCACTCTTCCGGGAACGGTTCGTGCATGGTATGAAGCGGTTATCTATGCTCAAGTCCCAGGTTACGTAAAAATGTGGTATAAAGACTACGGAGCGGAAGTGAAAGAAGGAGACGTACTTGCAAGGATCAAGGTACCCGCTCTGGATGCGGAATATGCACAAGCAGAAGCGGACCTAGATTCCCAAAGAGCAAAATACAAACTAGCGGCAGTAACTGCGGACAGATATCTAGCATTAAGAAGTTCTCATGCTGTTTCAGAACAGTCCATTTCCGTAGCGGTTGCCGACAAAAATTCGGAAGAAGCAAAATTGAAATCCGCGGAAAAGAACGTGGATAAGTACAAAGCAAAGATCAATTTCAAAACGATAGTCGCTCCTTTTAACGGTGTAGTGATCCAAAGGAATATAAACGTTGGGGATTACGTTACTCAAGAAGGAAATATCGACGATAGTAAAACTCCTTCCAACCTATTTACCGTAGCGGATATTCATAAAATGAGATTATTCGTTTCGGTTCCGGGAACTTTTGCTTACTTATTGAAACCAGGTTTAACTGCGGAACTTACCGTTCAACAATTCCCGAATCGGAAATTTGTAGCGAACTTTCTTACTATCTCTAAAGGTTTCGATCTGAACATGAGAACCGTAATTGCGGAATTCACAATAGATAATAAGGACAAATCCTTATGGCCGGGTTCTTATGCACAAGTTACCCTTACGGCGCCCGTTAAAAAAGATCTTTTGACAATCCCGTCCAGTTCTTTGGTATTCGATGAAAACGGCACCCAAGTCGCAACCGTCACACAGGACAATAAAGTTCACTTTAAGCCGATCACCGTGAACAAGATCATAGATTCTGTCATAGAAGTAAGAGATGGAGTTAGCACAGATGATCGTATAGTCAATAACCCTTCCGCATCTTTGCTGGAAGGAGATCAAGTAAGAGTGGTAGAGCCAAGAACCGGATATTCTGATATGAATTTCTCTAAGAAAGAAGGTTCAAAATTAGTACCGGTAGCTTCCAAATGAACCAATCTCAAAAAATGTATAAAACAAAGAAGAGAAGCGCCGGCTTAGTACGAGTAGTTTCTCTCCTTTCTTTGGCTGTCTTATTGGTTTCTTGTTTGAACGGTCCCGCATTTGATCTTGCTCCTAAATATTTAAGTCCAGACTATGTCGTGCCGGATTCTTGGAGCGGATCGGGTCCTTTTGTGAAAGCAAATCCTTCCGAAGGAGAAGCTATACAAGCGGATTGGTGGAAACTTTTTAATGATCCTGTATTGAATAAATTAGAAGAGCAAGCGATCACTGCGAATCCGGATCTGCAAGCTGCCGCAGAAAGATTTATACAAGCAAGGGATGCGATGCTTAAGGTCCGTTCCCAATTGATACCTCACCTAGGAGTGGGTTTAAGCGGATCGAATAACAAACAATCCGATAACCGACTATTTAGAGGAGCAGGAGAAGCGACACAAGAAGGAACCGCGTCTTTAGGAGGTATTGCTTCATGGGAACCTGACTTTTGGTCTTCTATCAGAAATTCTACAAGAGCACAAATTTATAATGCACAATCTGTGGCCGCCGATTATGCACTTGCTCGATTGAGCTTACAAGCGGAACTTGCAGCCGATTATTTTACATTCAGAGGTCTGAACGCTCAGGACACAACGTACCGTCAATCGATAGAATTTTACGAACAATCTTTAAATCTTGTAAATGAAAGATACAAAGGTGGTATAGCTCCGGAACTGGACGTTCAGAGAGCACAATATCTTTTATCCAGTACCCAGGCAAAACGTTTAGACATACAATCAAAGATGAGAGTAACGGAGAATGCGATCGCAATCCTACTCAATAGAGCGCCTTCTGGATTCAAGATCCCCCCTGTGGAAGAAGTCCACGTTGTTGCGTTCAAGGTTCCTGCTACCCTACCTTCTACACTATTGGAACGTAGGCCTGATATTGCTTCTATGGAACGTAAAATGGCAATAGCAAATCGTAATATAGGTATAGCACGCGCGGCATTCTTTCCCAATATTTCGTTTAGTGCCGGAGGTGGATTTGAAGGAGGAGTCAACTTAGTTCAACTCGCGAATAGTTTCTGGTCTTATGGTTCCACGGTTTCTCTTCCTATTTTCCAAGGGGGGTATCGTAGAGCTCAATTGCAACAAGCCTGGTCTGCCTATCGGGAAACGGAAGACAATTATCGTTCCACTGTCTTAAACGCATTTAGAGAAGTGGAGAACGGACTTACGGAAACCACCTTTATGTCGGAACAATCCCAACGCCAGGACCAAGCAGTAGAAGCGGCATCACAAGTACAGAATATGACAATGGCTCTGTATAAAGGAGGCTTAAGTAACAGTTTGGAATTGATCTATGCTCAGGTAAATACCCTGGATGCCCGAATAGATGCAATTTTAGTTAAAACCGAATTAAATAGAGCCTCCGTTCGATTGATAAGGGCGTTGGGTGGTGGCTGGAAAAATACCAAATTGCCTGCCGACGATGAGATCCAACCTTTTAATATATTCGATTTTTCTAATTCTACAAAACCTGATTCTGCGGGAGGAATCGATGTAGACGTTGAGGAAAATAACTCTAAGAATAAGGACTTAACAGCGCCAAGTTTAGATAAATAATCGCGGTCTTGTAGTTTCCTATTCGTCAGGTTTGTGTTGACTTATCTTGCTAATCTAAAATTCTTTGGTGTGCTCAAATTCAAATATTATTCTAGTCTAATCTGTATTTTCTCGCTTATTTTATTTACTACGCCGGCAGACGCATGGTGGAATCACTTTCTATTCAACCGACCGGCGCTCGAAGCTATGCCAGAGTTAGTATCTGCACCTAAGGTAAAAGTTGAATCTTTAGAAGACTTCCTACTTAAAGAACAAGATAAACTTATCCCTCTTATGAGGGATATGGAGAAGGAAGCGAATCTCAATTACGACAAAAGCGCTCCTCTTCCGGAAACATTATCGTTTAAAGGTGGAGATAGAAAGACGATCCGAAATCATTTTCTTAGGGCGCTAAGGCTGAATACCGGAACACCGTTAGGTTATTTTTTACAACATCTTCCAGGACACCCTCCGCTCGGCAAAAGATCGGACCCAATGACAGTAAGTATCTATGGGGAGAAGGACCTAAAACAAGATTACGAATTTTATGATATTCGAATGGGAGAACTTGTAAGCCCGTTGGAAGTGCTTGCTACTGCAGGAGACGAACCCGATTTCGGATTAGATCTAAACCTATTCGAAGACAACGGAGAAATTTTCGGAAAAGATTACGCTTTCGGAATACAATCCTTCGGAGATCCTAAGGTCTACTATGCGACCCAAGTGCCGTTTCATATCGGCTATTATCATGAATCTCCGATCATCTTTGCCGCTGCGGAGTTCCTTACCCGGACATATCCTCAGTACAGAGTTTTTCAATTCATGACACTTTCTCGTTATGCTTTTCAAAGTGGACATCCATATTGGGGCTATCGCTTTTTAGGATGGGGATTACATTATGTTACGGATCTTACTCAACCGTATCATTCCAGAGTTCTTCCGAATTTCGGAACGATCAGTATGCTTTGGATCAATCTAAAAGCTATTCTTGGGTTCGAAAGCGCTAAAAACGATGCAATCGATAGAATCTCGAGTCGTCATACCACCATTGAAAAATATCATTTTAGTACTTTAAAAAATGCGTATAAAAGTAAAAATCTAGTTCATCCTTTCATTGTAAGCGTAAGACAAACGGATTTAGATAATAATTACGGTTCGTACGATAATTCCTACATGGTAAATGTAGTGGCAAAACAAAGTTATGATCTTTCCGATCGTATCGATACTCTCATTGATGAATCGAATCTATTAAACGGTTTTTCGGAAGGAAAACTATCAAATGAGATCAATAAAAAGTCTTTAAAGGATTTGGACTCAACAATCACCGAACATATGAGAAGTGTGGGTTCCCATATCCGTAATTATGTAAGGACCGGATTAAAATAAAACTAAGGAAAGAATAAAACCCTATAATTAGGAGAATCCGCGACCCATACTCCGCAAGGAGCGACAGCCACTGCAGGAGTACTACCGATGAGTTTATCAGATATTGTCATTGTAGAATTTCTGGTCACAAAGTCAGGTTCTCCTAAAACATTGTCCGCTGCTTGACCGCTTAAAAACGGAGGAGAAAAGCGAATAGCTCTTTGGTTTCCATTATCGGCGACCCAAACGGCCCCGTTTGCGGCGAAGCTTACTCCGTTCGGATTTGATAAGTTGACTTGAGTTGTAGCAGAGGTGGCGGTAACAAAATCAGGCTGCCCAAGCACTAGGTCCGCATTCATTCCTGTCGAGAAAGGTGGAGTAAATCTAAGGATACGATGATTTCCCGTATCCGCAACCCATACATGTCCGCTAGGATCAACTCCTACTCCGAATGGATTGACCATTCGATTTACGGCAGTCCCACCTCCATATGAAATAAAATCCGCTTGCCCAAGAACGATATCCGCGTTCATACCGGAAGTCAATGGAGGAGAATAATGTAAGACTCTACTATTAAAATAATCCGCGACCCAAACTCCACCGCCGGAATCCACTGAAACTCCGAACGGGTTGTTCATCGTATTTTGAGTAGTCGAGCCTGTTCCGGTTCCGAGAGTAATATCGGACGGGGTGCTAGAATTCATTCCCGCAGGATAATGCAGAACTGAATCTCCTAAACTTAAAGTTACCCAAAGACCTCCATTAGCATCCACAGCTATAGCCCTAGGTACTGTCGATGTACCAGTAGTAAGTATAATATCTGCATTTTGGTTGGTACGTAAAGGTGCAGAGAAATGCATTACACGGTCATAATTTCCGTCCGAAACCCAGGCCCCTCCTTGATGATCCAATACAAACCCGGAGGCTCCAACTTGGTTTATACCTGTTCCGAAAGCGTTGCTTGTAAAATCGGGCTGGCCAAGAACGATCTTAGCAGATTCACCCTGTTTTAAGACTCCGCATTCATTTGCAGCCAAGGAACAGGAAGAACTAGTATCATTTATAAGATATTTGATAAGTTGGTCTTTGAAAAAAGTATCGCTGGACGGATCACATGGATTTTCCGTCGGGATCGCACCACATTGTAAAAAGAAGGTAAGAATAATCGCAAATATAGGAAAGTTTCGGTACAATAAAACCATGTGGATTATCAGACGAATACGATAACTAAGTACAATCCTCTTCTTTCGTATAGAAATAAATTAATTTCCACAAGTAGACTGATCCCTTGTTCGGGGGATACGTGTATAGAAGTAGACCCAGCCATATAGAGGTCACTCGAACGAGTTCTAATCCAAAAAAGAAATATATTGAGTAGGATATATTATATATTCATAATGTTATCATCATTTTTAATGCACAGATTTTAAATATATGGACTGTTCGTTCAATGTTTTTTATCATAACAAACGCTTTAAAAAGAAAAAACTTCAGTTCTATAATAGAATCTCTAGAAAAAATAAACGGTATATAAGTATATCCTGTTTAATATCCTCACACATACATATAAATCCGTGATTGAATTGGGAATTCAATGGAGAGAATTTAAAATGTTTAACAGAAGGAAAATGAAAATTTTTTGTTCTGTTTCGGTGGTCTTTGCTATATTAGCAAGTTGTTCCCCCGAAACGGACCAAGCGTATTTACCTTTCTCACTTCCAAAATCGGCTAAGTCCGCATACCGCTCCGTGATGTCTTTGGCAGTACCGACCACTCCTCCGGTCGTGCCGCTAAGTACGAACGGTAGATATATCGTGGATTCGAACAATAACCGTTTCAAATTGAAAGCGGTGAACTGGTATGGAGCGAGTGATACTCGTCAGGTAGTGGGAGGCTTGGATAAACAACCTATCTCTCATATTATTTCTTTAATACAAGAATGGGGCTTTAATTCAGTTAGATTACCTTTTTCTAATTTAATGCTGCATGATGCGAATATCGTTCCGAACGAATATGTAGCGGCTAATCCCCAATTTTTCGGCAAGACACCTTTAGAGATCTATGACCAAACCGTTGCAGCTTTGACCGCTGCGGGGATCGTAGTTGTCTTAAACAACCACACTACTTTTTCAGAATGGTGTTGTGGGTTCGACTATAACGGCCAATGGTATCATACAGGATCTTCCTTCGCTTATAACCAAACTCCAGAAATGTGGAAAGCGGATTGGGTTTTCTTAGTAAATCGTTATAAGGATAACAAGTTAGTTGCCGCTGCGGATCTTAGGAACGAAGTTCGCACCCAACGTTTTAACGACACTCATCTACCGAATAGCCCTAACTGGGGTTGGAATAATATAGACGATTGGCGTAAGGCTGCCGGCGAGGCGGGAAATGATATCTTACGCGCAAACCCGGACATGGTCATTGTTGTAGAAGGTATCAACTGGTGGGGAGCAATCCCGATCTTAGGTTCAGGAGAACGCCCTCACCTAAAACCTGTTAGAGATCTTCAAGTACATATTCGTAATGTAAACAAGCTGGTTTATGCCGCTCATAATTACGGATTTATCGGACCTAAACATAACGGAGACGATGCAACATCGGGGGGAAATATCAAATACAAGGATATGGATCTAACTACTTTCCGGAACACTATCACCGACGAATGGGGATATGTTACCGATCCGGATGCGGTTACGACTGCTCCTGTTTGGGTGAGTGAATTCGGAGCTTCTCCTGGAGAAACCAATCCTGCAGATAGAGAGTGGCTCAAAAGACTTGTGGATTATTTAATCGAGAAGGATCTTGATTTCGCATTCTGGCCTCTGAATGGAGAAGACGAATGGGGATTAGTTACTTCCGATTGGTCTCAAACCAAAAGAGGGAACTGGCGTGATGAACATATGGACCGCCTTCTCGCCTTCAATGGTAAGACTGGATCTGTTGCGTATGTGGACCATTTGACCAAGATCGGCTTTAACGGTGTAGATGATAACGTAAGTACGATCGATAACGACTGGTTATCAGGTGCAAACAAAGGAACCTGTCCGGACGGAGAACGTCTATTAGGGTTAAGCCGCGACCAAAGAGCACTTTGTAGTGATACTAAATACGGAAAACTTTGGCATACTGACCGTGCGATTAATGTACAGGCAGTGTATGAGACTACTACTCGTTACCATGGCACGGGAGATTGGGCAGGCGGATTTACAAAATACGAATGTCCTAACGACTACTATGTTGCAGGTGCGACCAAACATTCTTGGGGAACAAGTGGTATACTTTGTGCTCACAGTAAGGTTCCTCTTGCTAACTCTTGCCGAACTATCTGGTTCGATAGAGGAGATAGCCGTTCTTCTCAGCGTGGAGGAGACTGGGCGCCTGGTTCTTATAAAGGACAATGTGCCGACAGTGAATACGTAGCTGGGGTTGCCCAAAGAGACGGAGGAGGAGCTGCACTTCTATGTTGTTCTTCTCCATTGAGTGGAGAATTACCTTTAGTATATAAGGCAAAAAATCTATCTCACCGCACTGGATTTGCAGAAGGTGATGCTTGGGTTGTAACCACCGCGGATCATTGGGCGGATCACATCATC
This genomic stretch from Leptospira licerasiae serovar Varillal str. VAR 010 harbors:
- a CDS encoding efflux RND transporter periplasmic adaptor subunit: MIPSLPKKKLVTLSSISFGVIFLCYIFYQQIHSAEEFRKEALEASIPNVSVVSPTPPNPLETITLPGTVRAWYEAVIYAQVPGYVKMWYKDYGAEVKEGDVLARIKVPALDAEYAQAEADLDSQRAKYKLAAVTADRYLALRSSHAVSEQSISVAVADKNSEEAKLKSAEKNVDKYKAKINFKTIVAPFNGVVIQRNINVGDYVTQEGNIDDSKTPSNLFTVADIHKMRLFVSVPGTFAYLLKPGLTAELTVQQFPNRKFVANFLTISKGFDLNMRTVIAEFTIDNKDKSLWPGSYAQVTLTAPVKKDLLTIPSSSLVFDENGTQVATVTQDNKVHFKPITVNKIIDSVIEVRDGVSTDDRIVNNPSASLLEGDQVRVVEPRTGYSDMNFSKKEGSKLVPVASK
- a CDS encoding efflux transporter outer membrane subunit; amino-acid sequence: MNQSQKMYKTKKRSAGLVRVVSLLSLAVLLVSCLNGPAFDLAPKYLSPDYVVPDSWSGSGPFVKANPSEGEAIQADWWKLFNDPVLNKLEEQAITANPDLQAAAERFIQARDAMLKVRSQLIPHLGVGLSGSNNKQSDNRLFRGAGEATQEGTASLGGIASWEPDFWSSIRNSTRAQIYNAQSVAADYALARLSLQAELAADYFTFRGLNAQDTTYRQSIEFYEQSLNLVNERYKGGIAPELDVQRAQYLLSSTQAKRLDIQSKMRVTENAIAILLNRAPSGFKIPPVEEVHVVAFKVPATLPSTLLERRPDIASMERKMAIANRNIGIARAAFFPNISFSAGGGFEGGVNLVQLANSFWSYGSTVSLPIFQGGYRRAQLQQAWSAYRETEDNYRSTVLNAFREVENGLTETTFMSEQSQRQDQAVEAASQVQNMTMALYKGGLSNSLELIYAQVNTLDARIDAILVKTELNRASVRLIRALGGGWKNTKLPADDEIQPFNIFDFSNSTKPDSAGGIDVDVEENNSKNKDLTAPSLDK
- a CDS encoding phospholipase yields the protein MPELVSAPKVKVESLEDFLLKEQDKLIPLMRDMEKEANLNYDKSAPLPETLSFKGGDRKTIRNHFLRALRLNTGTPLGYFLQHLPGHPPLGKRSDPMTVSIYGEKDLKQDYEFYDIRMGELVSPLEVLATAGDEPDFGLDLNLFEDNGEIFGKDYAFGIQSFGDPKVYYATQVPFHIGYYHESPIIFAAAEFLTRTYPQYRVFQFMTLSRYAFQSGHPYWGYRFLGWGLHYVTDLTQPYHSRVLPNFGTISMLWINLKAILGFESAKNDAIDRISSRHTTIEKYHFSTLKNAYKSKNLVHPFIVSVRQTDLDNNYGSYDNSYMVNVVAKQSYDLSDRIDTLIDESNLLNGFSEGKLSNEINKKSLKDLDSTITEHMRSVGSHIRNYVRTGLK
- a CDS encoding NHL repeat-containing protein, which gives rise to MVLLYRNFPIFAIILTFFLQCGAIPTENPCDPSSDTFFKDQLIKYLINDTSSSCSLAANECGVLKQGESAKIVLGQPDFTSNAFGTGINQVGASGFVLDHQGGAWVSDGNYDRVMHFSAPLRTNQNADIILTTGTSTVPRAIAVDANGGLWVTLSLGDSVLHYPAGMNSSTPSDITLGTGTGSTTQNTMNNPFGVSVDSGGGVWVADYFNSRVLHYSPPLTSGMNADIVLGQADFISYGGGTAVNRMVNPFGVGVDPSGHVWVADTGNHRILRFTPPFSTGMNADLVLGQPDFVTATSATTQVNLSNPNGVSFAANGAVWVADNGNQRAIRFSPPFLSGQAADNVLGEPDFVTRNSTMTISDKLIGSTPAVAVAPCGVWVADSPNYRVLFFP
- a CDS encoding glycoside hydrolase family 5 protein, with the protein product MFNRRKMKIFCSVSVVFAILASCSPETDQAYLPFSLPKSAKSAYRSVMSLAVPTTPPVVPLSTNGRYIVDSNNNRFKLKAVNWYGASDTRQVVGGLDKQPISHIISLIQEWGFNSVRLPFSNLMLHDANIVPNEYVAANPQFFGKTPLEIYDQTVAALTAAGIVVVLNNHTTFSEWCCGFDYNGQWYHTGSSFAYNQTPEMWKADWVFLVNRYKDNKLVAAADLRNEVRTQRFNDTHLPNSPNWGWNNIDDWRKAAGEAGNDILRANPDMVIVVEGINWWGAIPILGSGERPHLKPVRDLQVHIRNVNKLVYAAHNYGFIGPKHNGDDATSGGNIKYKDMDLTTFRNTITDEWGYVTDPDAVTTAPVWVSEFGASPGETNPADREWLKRLVDYLIEKDLDFAFWPLNGEDEWGLVTSDWSQTKRGNWRDEHMDRLLAFNGKTGSVAYVDHLTKIGFNGVDDNVSTIDNDWLSGANKGTCPDGERLLGLSRDQRALCSDTKYGKLWHTDRAINVQAVYETTTRYHGTGDWAGGFTKYECPNDYYVAGATKHSWGTSGILCAHSKVPLANSCRTIWFDRGDSRSSQRGGDWAPGSYKGQCADSEYVAGVAQRDGGGAALLCCSSPLSGELPLVYKAKNLSHRTGFAEGDAWVVTTADHWADHIIYGPYDRDRWGTGNKRAVFRMLVDVTNANNDKVVTIDVYDGQDVLARRDVYRHEFSGPGQYTNFSLDFNIAPDKADRPMEVRAWWYDNSYVKTENVTIQNR